The Brassica oleracea var. oleracea cultivar TO1000 unplaced genomic scaffold, BOL UnpScaffold01540, whole genome shotgun sequence genome segment gttggagtgtcctatggagtgattggaggtgtttagaagcattgtggttcgaaaagagatgaagaatgaaGTTTGGTCGAGTATAGATGATTGCAACGCGGGTTGTACCACGCGGGTTCACTAACCCGCGTTGACATGAAGCAACGGAGAGCTCCGACGCAGATTGAGCGACGCGGGATGCTGTACCCGCTCGCACGAAGTTGGAGAAGCGAGACGACACCGCGACGCGGGGTGGAGCGACGCGGGTTCCCTTGCCCGCGTTGTCGAAGAGAAACCGTCCATGGATCACGCGGGGACGACGACGCGGGATGTTGTACCCGCTCGCATGATCCGCAGGCGTAACGACGGTCCGACACGGGGAGAGTGACGCGGGTTGGATACGATCATCTGTACCCGAGTCGAGATTTATCCTTAgtcgaattttaatgtttttaaagggctttttagactttttaatggaaaccattaggttttccaaagacatataaatactcttgtaatctcAAGGTTGGGGGATCTTCTTTTCTCTCGAAGAACACATAAAcctctttaaagaaaatttggatcttgaatcattttccatctatattctttgtgtttgtgtgattatcttgctctctaatcatgtttaaccttgaatcatccatggttttagtgttattcatgtctattagtgagtagactaatcttgggTTCATGGGCTAGgatgattaagggtgattagagaagatctagggtgtttagtgttagatttatttgttttcatgcttgttgagggttctcaatgttattttagtcttgatcatactaaaatagaacTCTAGGCATTTTCTGCCACAATGTGtatgatgaaatgtctgaaccaactcttcaatgcttttagcttgatttacctaagagattagttgctaaagaagttaagattgctattagacttattttccatgtttgctttagtaacattcaacctaagagattagatgctatagttgctttaccaaaagaacattcatctataGATAcagcttgtttagcttagtgtctaggtataaggaaagtgtttgattgatagcttcccacccttagattggatctacatcatccaagatcaaatgcctagccccatgagtcctcttgcttcatattgagaaagaaaaatcattactttattgcattagcttattaattcttagttcataccatctttaaaaccggattgcacttagcttaaacatgaacttgcattccctttgcatTAGAATCACATatgattggttcgacaatcttttatactacaacatttgattaagagccttgaaaactcctaacatcatgAAACAGTTTATCGAAGTTTTTAGcaacaaaacttcaaatataaagtttctttcctttgaagttttgaagttttaaattttttttgttagcgagcaaaaaactatatatttgaaattagaaattttcttttagaaatgCTCTAATTATATGACTTCTGAGTTTGgttattattagtttttcatATGTTTTGCTTTCAGATAATCATATGCAAGTATTCTGGAACATTAAGGAAGTTTCTTGGGAAATCTACTTGTTCTTCCAATGGTAATATCAAGGTGATCTTTAATGATTTCCCTGGTGGAGCTGAATGTTTTGAGCTTGTATCAAGATTCTCCTACAACGGTCAGTTCACTGTGGTACCTTCGAATGTAGTCTTGATCCATTATGCTGCTAAGTTTATGGAAGTCACTAAAGTCTTGGAACAAACTGAGAAGTGTATGAAAGAGATTAGGTATTGGGCTTGACCAGAGGTTTTTCTTGGTCTAAAACAGTGTCAGGAACTTGAAATCGCCTCTGACACTGATTCTTTAGCCGCCAAACTGATGGATGCGCTTGTGGAGAAACTTGAACTGAGTCCCTCTAGTGCTGCTTCTGCTTGTTCACTTTCACCAGATAGCAGCTTGCTTCGGTTTTCTTGTGACAGTAAAAGCACAGAGAGTTTCAAGAATGGCTTTCTCGGATACCATGGTGGTTCAGTGAGGTTCTTGTTTTATGTCCTAGTTTGGTTGCAATGTTCTTGAAGCTGATGATAGTGCGAAAATTCGATAATCTTACCATAAGCAGGTTCTTATTCTATCACCAGAAGGTCAAGCCCTGTTTGGCGTCTTGTAATGAGAAAAGAGAGATTCTTGAAACCATCATCCATACTCTTTACGTGTTAGATCGAAGCTGTGTTCCTCACAATAACCTCTTCGGTGTTTCGAGGCTTGCTCTTGGATTGCACATAAACAAAAGTGTTATGAACAAGCTGGAGCTTATGATTGGTCACCAACTGGATCAAGCAACACTTGACAATCTTCTTGTTCCGCCTCCATTGAAGTTTAGTCACTTGTACCATGTGAATCTTGTTCTTAGGTTCGGAAAAGCTTTCCTCAGCGAGGCAAAGAGAGGATGACAACGGAAGAAGGTGGCAAGCTTAGTTGATCAGTACATAGCTGAAGTAGCACCTGATCCTTTCTTGAAACCTTCAAAGTTTCTATCTCTCCTCACTCTCATTCCAGATTCAGCATATCTATCGATATGTATCTGGAGGTAAATTTCAAGAATCatctcaaaaattcaaaaacgtAGAAATAAGTTTTATGATCATTTTCTTTGGCTCGTTCAGGATCACGCTGGATTAACCAATGGTGAAAAACTCAACGTGATAAGAACTTTAAGCTACGAGAAGCTTTCAGCTGACTCAAGAACACACATTTCTAGTAACAAAAAGTTTCAAGCGATTAAGACACCAGATGTACAAGAACACAAGCAGCTCATACTCCAAGTGAAGAAGGTTAAGATATCAGGAGACAATGAGAAGTTGAAAGAGCATATAGAAGGGATTCTGTGGAGGGTAATGGAGTTGGAGAGAGCATGTTTGAAAATGCATAATCAGATGGAAGTTATCAAGAAGAGATCTAAGAGAACAAGCAGAGGAAGCAACATCTAAGCTCTGTTCTTGATCAGTGTTGCTGAAAACCTGAGACTTACAGTGATATTTGTACATTATTGatagaaatcaaatcaaatactCAAATAAAATTCTCATAACATTGTGAAATTTCAGTTTCATCGTCATAGTCTAATAAACATCAAACTAAAAAAGAAAGCTGTGAAACAGAGAACTAACAAGATAGATAAAGGGGACACAGCACCAGGCAGAGATCAAGTCTCTGACAATAGTTTAGGATGATTCAGCAGCGGGCTGAGTCACACCATGCTTCACCAACAGCTTGGTGAGCGAGTCAGGAGAGTGAACATGGTACTTAACACTCCCTGACGGAGTCAGAAACACCTCAGCAAGCTCAAGCTTCTCGGATGTCAAGCTAGTGCTGTCCATCGTCTTGCTCAGAACCTTCAGGGCAAGCTCGACCGCCTCTTCTCTAGTTGCATCGTCCTTGTAGTCTTGTTTCAGAATAGACTGAGCCGCCTGGTTGTTAGCTCCCACAGCTGCAGCTTTCCAACCACCGTAGTTCCCACTGGGGTCACTCATATACAGCTGAAACCCATGGTTCTTGTCCCACCCTGCAAAGAGAAAGGAAACTCCAAAGGGACGAAGACCACCGAACTGCGTGTACCCTTGTTTAGTATCACAGAGAGACTGAACCAACTGCTCAACAGGCATGGGCTCCTGGTACATGAAGGTGTAGCGTTGAGCTTGGACTCTAGCAGTGTTGATGAGGATGTTGGCGTCAGACATGATACCAGCAACGGCACAGGCGACGTGGTCGTCGATCTTGTACATTTTCTCAGAGGAGGTGGAGGTTTGGAGAAGCTTGGAGGTGACTTTCTTCTCGCCGATTAAAACGACGCCGTCTTTGGATAAGATACCGATGGCGGAGCCGGCGTTGCCAATGGCCTCCATGGCGTACTCGACTTGGTAGAGACGGCCTTCAGGGGAGAAGATTGTGGTGCGGCTATCATATCTCCGAGACATTGTTTAACAAAAcctaaaacaagaaagaaaaagtacAAAAGGTTTTGTCTTTAGACTATGCTTCTGTTTAATAGATTAAAGATTAAAGCTTTCTGATTAAACAAGAAGCAATAATTGAGCTAAATTCATTATCccttagaattagggtttcaagAAAACGAAACAATTGGGTTACTTTCAGATCGATGAATCGAAAGCACTATTGGGTCTAAGAGAAAGATCGAAGAAGCTAAGCTACTACACACTCACACCCAGGATCACATCTAGCTTAGTGTTCCATAGAAAATACAGCAGCAAAAGACAGATTCCGAAACACAGAAGAAAACAAAGGCAGAAAAGAGTAAATAATTTTACCTGAGAGGAAGGGATTGCTTTCGATCTCTGATCGCCTCTTCTTTGATTCTTGCTCGCTCGACCAAAAAGCGATGGCGTGAGTCTTCTTGAGATGTGAACTTTGATTGTTGGACAAGACAGATGAAAAGATCTTGTTTTACTAATCTTTTAATCGG includes the following:
- the LOC106321394 gene encoding proteasome subunit alpha type-4-A, which gives rise to MSRRYDSRTTIFSPEGRLYQVEYAMEAIGNAGSAIGILSKDGVVLIGEKKVTSKLLQTSTSSEKMYKIDDHVACAVAGIMSDANILINTARVQAQRYTFMYQEPMPVEQLVQSLCDTKQGYTQFGGLRPFGVSFLFAGWDKNHGFQLYMSDPSGNYGGWKAAAVGANNQAAQSILKQDYKDDATREEAVELALKVLSKTMDSTSLTSEKLELAEVFLTPSGSVKYHVHSPDSLTKLLVKHGVTQPAAESS